In Leifsonia sp. ZF2019, a genomic segment contains:
- a CDS encoding ABC transporter permease, with amino-acid sequence MRPAQRTRFARYRHSLWLLTKRDLRVRYSTSALGYLWSILDPLVMSAIYWFVFTVIFHRGVGEDPYIVFLLAALLPWVWFNGAVSDSTRAFLRESKLIRSTMIPRTIWVNRIVASKGIEFLLSLPVLAVFAIATGARVNIDILLFPLAVLIQTVLTIGIGLLIAPLVVLFRDLERVVKLALRFLFYASPIIYSARDLPGGCGGADVAAKHCAAYAAAHPDAIGDTLFSLHFWSAFNPLTGIFSLYRATFFAAELDWFLVGVSAAMSVVILLVGWLVFKRYERDVLKEI; translated from the coding sequence GTGCGCCCTGCGCAGCGGACCCGTTTCGCACGCTATCGGCACTCCCTCTGGTTGCTGACCAAACGCGACCTCCGCGTCCGCTACTCGACCAGCGCCCTCGGTTACCTGTGGTCGATCCTGGATCCGCTCGTGATGAGCGCGATCTACTGGTTCGTCTTCACGGTGATCTTCCATCGCGGCGTCGGCGAGGACCCGTACATCGTCTTCCTGCTCGCGGCCCTGCTGCCGTGGGTGTGGTTCAACGGAGCGGTGTCGGACAGCACACGGGCGTTCCTGCGGGAGTCCAAGCTCATCCGGTCGACGATGATCCCGCGCACGATCTGGGTCAACCGCATCGTCGCATCCAAGGGCATCGAGTTCCTGCTGTCGCTGCCGGTGCTCGCGGTGTTCGCGATCGCCACCGGCGCGCGGGTGAACATCGACATCCTGCTGTTCCCGCTTGCCGTGCTGATCCAGACGGTGCTCACGATCGGGATCGGGCTCCTGATCGCCCCCCTCGTCGTGCTCTTCCGCGACCTCGAGCGGGTGGTCAAGCTCGCCCTCCGCTTCCTGTTCTACGCGTCGCCGATCATCTACAGCGCGCGCGATCTGCCCGGAGGCTGCGGAGGCGCCGACGTCGCCGCCAAGCACTGCGCCGCGTACGCGGCTGCCCACCCGGACGCGATCGGAGACACGCTCTTCTCGCTGCACTTCTGGTCCGCGTTCAACCCCCTCACCGGCATCTTCAGCCTGTATCGGGCGACCTTCTTCGCGGCGGAGCTCGACTGGTTCCTCGTCGGTGTGAGCGCCGCGATGTCCGTGGTCATCCTGTTGGTCGGCTGGCTGGTGTTCAAGCGCTACGAGCGCGATGTGCTGAAGGAGATCTGA
- a CDS encoding phosphocholine cytidylyltransferase family protein — translation MTTQVVILAAGMGSRLGRSLPKPLTELSDGRTIMQQQFDNIHAAFGTDVTVTIVVGYKLEHIIEAFPDAQFVYNEQYDQTNTSKSLMRALQASGPGGVLWMNGDVVFDPAVLVRGAAMVSRDQTFVTVNTSSVADEEVKYTTGPEGYIQELSKTVKGGLGEAVGINYISSADKAALVRQLQRVGDQDYFERGIELAIEQDRLLAEPVDISDLYAVEVDFQEDLERANLFV, via the coding sequence GTGACGACCCAGGTAGTGATCCTCGCGGCCGGGATGGGCAGCCGCCTCGGCCGCAGCCTTCCGAAGCCGCTGACCGAGCTGAGCGACGGCCGCACGATCATGCAGCAGCAGTTCGACAACATCCACGCCGCCTTCGGCACGGATGTCACGGTCACGATCGTCGTCGGCTACAAACTCGAGCACATCATCGAGGCCTTCCCGGACGCCCAGTTCGTCTACAACGAGCAGTACGACCAGACCAACACCTCCAAGAGCCTCATGCGCGCCCTGCAGGCCTCCGGCCCCGGCGGCGTGCTCTGGATGAACGGTGACGTGGTGTTCGACCCCGCCGTTCTGGTGCGCGGCGCGGCCATGGTGAGCCGCGACCAGACGTTCGTGACGGTCAACACCTCGTCGGTCGCCGACGAGGAGGTCAAGTACACGACCGGCCCGGAAGGCTACATCCAGGAGCTCTCGAAGACCGTCAAGGGCGGCCTGGGCGAGGCCGTGGGCATAAACTACATCTCGAGCGCCGACAAGGCAGCCCTCGTGCGCCAGTTGCAGCGCGTCGGCGACCAGGACTATTTCGAACGCGGCATCGAGCTCGCCATCGAGCAGGACCGCCTGCTGGCCGAGCCGGTGGACATCTCCGATCTCTATGCGGTGGAGGTCGACTTCCAGGAGGACCTGGAGCGCGCGAATCTTTTCGTGTAG
- a CDS encoding ABC transporter ATP-binding protein, producing the protein MTESTSEGAQAKPRPAPRRTPAKTAPAATGTSTRAPRKRSTSAKARTASPATVAAEEAATEQTPAPAPDPRPTVLAVRDIHKRFGDTVAVDHVSLDVREGSFYGIVGPNGAGKTTTLSMVTGLLRPDAGSVIVHGVDAWADPIRAKRVIGVLPDRLRLFDRLTGAQFLQYAGTLRGLSAKTVRARSADLATAFGIDDALDRLVADYSAGMTKKIALAAAMIHSPRLLVLDEPFESVDPVSAANVVDILQRYTAAGGTVVLSSHGMDMIQRVCDSVAIIVRGKVLAAGTIDEVRGEQTLEERFVDLAGGRKAAEGMEWLHSFSD; encoded by the coding sequence ATGACGGAGAGCACGAGCGAGGGGGCGCAGGCCAAGCCGCGCCCGGCTCCGCGGCGCACGCCGGCGAAGACCGCGCCGGCCGCCACCGGCACCAGCACGCGGGCGCCGCGCAAGCGCAGCACGTCCGCGAAGGCCCGCACGGCATCGCCCGCGACCGTCGCCGCAGAGGAGGCGGCGACGGAACAGACCCCGGCTCCCGCCCCGGATCCGCGCCCGACCGTGCTCGCCGTCCGCGACATCCACAAGCGCTTCGGCGACACGGTGGCGGTCGACCACGTGAGCCTCGACGTGCGCGAGGGTTCCTTCTACGGCATCGTCGGTCCGAACGGCGCGGGCAAGACCACGACGCTCTCGATGGTCACCGGCCTCCTTCGCCCGGACGCCGGGTCGGTGATCGTGCACGGCGTGGACGCGTGGGCCGACCCGATCCGAGCCAAGCGCGTCATCGGCGTGCTCCCCGATCGTCTCCGGCTGTTCGATCGCCTCACGGGCGCGCAGTTCCTGCAGTATGCAGGCACGCTCCGCGGGCTCAGCGCCAAGACGGTGCGAGCCCGCTCGGCCGACCTCGCGACGGCCTTCGGCATCGACGACGCTCTCGACCGCCTCGTAGCCGACTACTCGGCCGGGATGACGAAGAAGATCGCTCTGGCCGCCGCGATGATCCACTCGCCGCGCCTCCTGGTGCTCGACGAGCCCTTCGAGTCGGTCGACCCGGTCTCCGCGGCGAACGTCGTCGACATCCTGCAGCGCTACACCGCTGCCGGCGGCACGGTCGTGCTGTCGAGTCACGGCATGGACATGATCCAGCGCGTGTGCGACAGCGTCGCCATCATCGTGCGCGGCAAGGTCCTCGCGGCCGGCACCATCGACGAGGTGCGCGGCGAGCAGACGCTCGAGGAGCGGTTCGTCGACCTCGCGGGCGGACGCAAGGCAGCGGAGGGCATGGAGTGGTTGCACAGTTTCTCGGACTGA
- a CDS encoding DUF3039 domain-containing protein: MNEASISEPGGLPSGGGAATLDRELEELLQNVEPGDHERFSHYVKKEQILESAITGKPVKALCGKKWTPGRDPEKFPVCPSCKEIYEKLKDE, translated from the coding sequence ATGAACGAGGCGAGCATCTCCGAACCAGGCGGTCTGCCCTCGGGCGGCGGTGCGGCGACGCTGGACCGCGAGCTCGAGGAGCTCCTCCAGAACGTCGAGCCGGGCGATCACGAGCGCTTCTCGCACTACGTGAAGAAGGAGCAGATCCTCGAGTCCGCGATCACCGGCAAGCCCGTCAAGGCGCTGTGCGGCAAGAAGTGGACCCCCGGGCGTGACCCGGAGAAGTTCCCCGTCTGCCCGTCGTGCAAAGAGATCTACGAGAAGCTCAAGGACGAGTAG
- a CDS encoding nicotinate phosphoribosyltransferase — protein sequence MTESSALLTDRYELTMIDAALLKGTHDRGCVFEAFTRRLPEGRRYGVLAGTGRLLELLREFRFRDEELDYLRENAVVRSETLDWLAGYRFSGTIRGYREGEVFFPGSPFLIVDAPFAEGVVLETLILSVFNYDSAVASAAARMVSAAAGRPLAEMGSRRANERSAVAAARAAYIAGFGATSNLEAGRTWGVPTMGTAAHAFTLLHDSEEDAFRAQVDALGPGTTLLVDTYDVERAIETAVKVAGPGLGAVRLDSGDLPKLVRRVREKLDGLGATETKITVTNDLDEFTIAALAASPVDSYGVGTSVVTGSGSPASGMVYKLVAHRTVDGTGEWVPVAKKSDGKASVGGRKHPVRRLDERGLAVAEVVHIVDEGDVPDDTGRDLLVPLVTDGEIHPEHLGADGTRRAREHRERAMRELPEQAFRVGRGDPVLPTIFA from the coding sequence GTGACCGAGTCATCCGCGCTCCTGACCGACCGCTACGAGCTCACCATGATCGACGCCGCCCTTCTGAAGGGCACGCATGACCGCGGCTGCGTCTTCGAGGCGTTCACCCGCAGGCTGCCGGAGGGGCGACGCTACGGGGTCCTCGCCGGCACCGGGAGGCTGCTCGAGCTGCTCCGGGAGTTCCGGTTCCGCGATGAGGAGCTCGACTACCTGCGCGAGAACGCCGTCGTCCGGTCGGAGACGCTGGACTGGCTCGCCGGGTACCGGTTCTCCGGCACCATCCGCGGCTATCGCGAGGGCGAGGTGTTCTTCCCCGGATCGCCCTTCCTGATCGTGGACGCGCCGTTCGCCGAGGGCGTGGTGCTCGAGACCCTCATCCTGAGCGTCTTCAACTACGACTCCGCGGTGGCCTCCGCCGCCGCGCGCATGGTCTCCGCCGCCGCCGGCCGCCCCCTCGCAGAGATGGGCTCGCGCCGCGCCAACGAGCGCAGCGCCGTCGCCGCCGCCCGCGCCGCGTACATCGCCGGTTTCGGTGCGACGTCGAACCTCGAAGCCGGCCGCACCTGGGGCGTCCCGACCATGGGGACGGCGGCGCACGCCTTCACCCTGCTGCACGACTCGGAGGAGGACGCCTTCCGCGCCCAGGTCGACGCCCTCGGGCCCGGCACCACCCTGCTCGTCGACACCTACGACGTCGAGCGGGCGATCGAGACCGCCGTGAAGGTCGCGGGGCCCGGGCTGGGCGCGGTGCGCCTCGACTCTGGTGACCTCCCGAAGCTGGTGAGACGGGTGCGCGAGAAGCTCGACGGTCTCGGCGCGACGGAGACGAAGATCACCGTCACGAACGACCTCGACGAGTTCACCATCGCCGCCCTCGCCGCGTCCCCGGTCGACTCGTACGGCGTCGGGACCTCGGTCGTCACCGGCTCCGGGTCCCCCGCCTCCGGCATGGTCTACAAGCTCGTGGCTCACCGCACGGTCGACGGCACCGGCGAGTGGGTTCCCGTCGCCAAGAAGTCGGACGGCAAGGCGAGCGTCGGCGGGCGCAAGCACCCCGTGCGTCGGCTCGACGAGCGCGGTCTGGCGGTGGCGGAGGTCGTCCACATCGTCGACGAGGGCGATGTTCCCGATGACACCGGGCGAGACCTGCTCGTCCCGCTCGTCACCGATGGTGAGATCCACCCCGAGCACCTCGGCGCGGACGGTACCCGCCGGGCGAGGGAGCACCGTGAACGCGCGATGCGGGAGCTCCCGGAGCAGGCGTTCCGCGTCGGACGCGGCGACCCGGTGCTGCCGACGATCTTCGCCTAG
- the murI gene encoding glutamate racemase, which yields MTDAPIGIFDSGVGGLTVARAIRDQLPNESILYVGDTAHSPYGPKPIADVRRYSLEVLDFLVEQGVKLLVIACNTASSAMLRDARERYSVPVIEVIQPAVRRAVRATRTGRVGVIGTVGTIASRAYEDAFAAAPTLELFTQACPRFVEFVEAGITSGDEVLQVTADYLEPLRDADVDTLVLGCTHYPFLKGAISYVMGEGVSLVSSDTETAKDVYRTLVGGGLERQSAEAPTIHYEATGLDADNFLRLAHRFIGPEVSRVDLVQTGVIDLPF from the coding sequence GTGACGGATGCGCCGATTGGGATCTTCGACTCGGGAGTCGGCGGGCTCACGGTCGCGCGTGCGATCCGCGACCAGCTCCCGAACGAGTCGATCCTCTACGTGGGCGACACCGCGCATTCGCCGTACGGGCCGAAGCCGATCGCCGACGTGCGGCGGTACTCGCTCGAGGTGCTGGACTTCCTGGTCGAACAGGGCGTGAAGCTGCTGGTGATCGCGTGCAACACCGCGTCGTCGGCGATGCTGCGCGACGCCCGCGAGCGCTACTCCGTCCCGGTGATCGAGGTCATCCAGCCGGCCGTCCGGCGCGCTGTGCGCGCAACGCGCACCGGTCGGGTCGGAGTGATCGGCACGGTCGGCACCATCGCCTCCCGCGCCTACGAGGACGCCTTCGCCGCCGCGCCGACGCTCGAGCTCTTCACGCAGGCGTGCCCGCGGTTCGTCGAGTTCGTCGAAGCGGGCATCACCAGCGGCGACGAGGTGCTGCAGGTGACCGCCGACTACCTGGAGCCGCTGCGCGACGCCGATGTCGACACACTCGTGCTCGGCTGCACGCACTATCCCTTCCTCAAAGGCGCGATCTCCTACGTGATGGGCGAGGGCGTCTCCCTGGTCTCCAGCGACACGGAGACCGCGAAGGACGTCTACCGGACGCTCGTGGGCGGAGGCCTGGAGCGCCAGTCCGCCGAAGCGCCGACGATCCACTACGAGGCGACCGGCCTCGACGCCGACAACTTCCTGCGCCTCGCGCACCGCTTCATCGGCCCGGAGGTCTCCCGTGTCGACCTGGTGCAGACCGGCGTCATCGACCTTCCGTTCTGA
- the rph gene encoding ribonuclease PH, with protein sequence MTDMIRADGRTADQLRPVTIERGWSKQAEGSALISFGDTRVLCTASFTNGVPRWMAGKGRGWVTAEYAMLPRSTNDRMDREAVKGKIGGRTHEISRLIGRSLRAVVDMKALGENTIVIDCDVLQADGGTRTAAITGAYVALSDALEWGREHRFIAQRATPLIDSVSAVSVGIIDGTPMLDLAYVEDVRAETDMNVVVTGRGLFVEVQGTAEGAPFDRSELNSLLDLALLGTTELSNVQKAAIGAGA encoded by the coding sequence GTGACCGATATGATCCGCGCCGACGGGCGCACCGCCGACCAGCTCCGCCCGGTCACCATCGAGCGCGGCTGGAGCAAGCAGGCGGAGGGATCGGCGCTCATCTCGTTCGGCGACACCCGCGTGCTGTGCACGGCGTCGTTCACGAACGGCGTGCCCCGATGGATGGCGGGCAAAGGCCGTGGCTGGGTGACCGCGGAGTACGCCATGCTGCCCCGCTCGACCAACGACCGGATGGACCGGGAGGCGGTCAAGGGGAAGATCGGCGGCCGCACCCACGAGATCAGCCGGCTGATCGGCCGCAGCCTGCGCGCCGTCGTCGATATGAAGGCGCTCGGCGAGAACACGATCGTGATCGACTGCGACGTGCTGCAGGCAGACGGAGGGACCCGCACCGCCGCCATCACCGGCGCCTATGTCGCCCTCTCGGACGCACTCGAGTGGGGTCGTGAGCACCGCTTCATCGCACAGCGGGCGACGCCGCTGATCGACTCCGTCTCGGCCGTCTCGGTCGGCATCATCGACGGCACGCCGATGCTCGACCTCGCCTACGTGGAGGACGTGCGTGCCGAGACGGACATGAACGTCGTCGTCACCGGCCGCGGTCTGTTCGTGGAGGTGCAGGGCACCGCCGAGGGCGCCCCGTTCGACCGCTCCGAGCTCAATTCGCTGCTCGACCTCGCGCTGCTCGGCACGACCGAGCTGTCGAACGTGCAGAAGGCCGCCATCGGCGCGGGGGCTTGA
- the rdgB gene encoding RdgB/HAM1 family non-canonical purine NTP pyrophosphatase, which translates to MVRVVLATHNVHKAVEFQQILGDAVPGIEIVRYDGPEPVEDGSTFAENALIKARAASEHTGLPALADDSGICVDVMGGSPGIFSARWAGGHGDAQANLQLLLDQLSDMPDASRAAHFTATLALVVPGEEPTVVDGIWPGRISRQARGAHGHGYDPIFVPEGYDETAAELGPDTKNRESHRARAFAAIVPALRDLAGR; encoded by the coding sequence GTGGTGCGCGTCGTCCTCGCCACTCACAACGTGCACAAGGCGGTGGAGTTCCAGCAGATCCTGGGCGATGCCGTCCCCGGGATCGAGATCGTGCGGTATGACGGACCCGAGCCTGTCGAGGACGGGTCGACGTTCGCGGAGAACGCCCTCATCAAGGCGCGCGCGGCCTCCGAGCACACGGGCCTCCCGGCACTCGCGGACGATTCCGGCATCTGCGTCGACGTCATGGGCGGCTCGCCCGGCATCTTCTCGGCCCGCTGGGCGGGAGGTCACGGCGACGCGCAGGCCAACCTCCAGTTGCTGCTCGACCAGCTCTCGGACATGCCGGACGCGTCCCGTGCCGCGCACTTCACGGCCACTCTGGCACTCGTCGTGCCGGGGGAGGAACCGACGGTGGTCGACGGAATCTGGCCCGGCAGGATCTCCCGGCAGGCCAGGGGAGCGCACGGCCACGGCTACGATCCGATCTTCGTGCCGGAGGGGTACGACGAGACGGCCGCGGAGCTCGGCCCCGACACGAAGAACCGCGAGAGCCACCGCGCCCGGGCGTTCGCCGCGATCGTGCCCGCGTTGCGCGACCTCGCCGGCCGCTGA
- a CDS encoding cation diffusion facilitator family transporter, which translates to MSHDHGHSANRNRLLIAIGIVSTVLVVEVVGAWLSGSLALLADAGHMLSDLTGLIVALVATIIAARPATDRQTFGFRRAEVFGALINGLILVVVAVGVAIGAIGRLVAGVSEVQSGPMLIVAVIGLVANFVALMLLRPAAGHSINMRGAYLEVFGDLVGSVTVIVAAVVIMATGWGPADAIASLLIAAFIVPRAYLLLRDVVHVLSEAAPADTDVAQIRDHILRARGVVAVHDVHVWAITSGAPVFTAHVVVEQEVFRSGSTGALLDELSGCLAEHFDVEHSTFQLEPAEHAEHEDEFHR; encoded by the coding sequence ATGAGTCACGACCACGGTCATTCCGCCAACCGCAACCGCCTCCTGATCGCGATCGGCATCGTGTCGACGGTGCTGGTCGTGGAGGTCGTCGGCGCCTGGCTGAGCGGCTCGCTCGCCCTCCTCGCCGATGCCGGTCACATGCTGAGCGACCTGACCGGCCTGATCGTCGCGCTCGTCGCCACCATCATCGCCGCGCGGCCGGCGACGGACCGGCAGACGTTCGGCTTCCGCCGCGCCGAGGTCTTCGGCGCGCTCATCAACGGGCTGATCCTGGTCGTCGTCGCCGTGGGGGTCGCGATCGGCGCGATCGGCCGGCTCGTGGCGGGTGTGTCGGAGGTGCAGAGCGGGCCGATGCTCATCGTGGCCGTCATCGGTCTCGTGGCGAACTTCGTGGCTCTCATGCTCCTGCGGCCCGCGGCCGGGCACTCGATCAACATGCGCGGCGCCTACCTGGAGGTGTTCGGCGACCTCGTCGGGTCGGTCACGGTCATCGTCGCGGCCGTCGTGATCATGGCCACCGGCTGGGGGCCCGCCGACGCGATCGCGTCCCTCCTGATCGCCGCGTTCATCGTGCCGCGCGCCTATCTGCTGCTGCGCGACGTCGTCCACGTGCTGAGCGAGGCGGCGCCCGCCGACACCGACGTGGCGCAGATCCGCGACCACATCCTCCGGGCGAGGGGCGTCGTGGCGGTGCACGACGTGCACGTGTGGGCGATCACCTCGGGCGCGCCGGTGTTCACCGCTCACGTCGTGGTCGAGCAGGAGGTGTTCCGGTCGGGGTCGACGGGAGCGCTGCTGGACGAGCTGTCCGGTTGCCTCGCCGAGCACTTCGACGTGGAGCACTCGACTTTTCAGCTCGAGCCGGCGGAGCACGCCGAGCACGAGGACGAGTTCCACCGCTAG
- a CDS encoding DedA family protein, producing MIHHAGLIPWLDPNTIITAAGPWALVVVCGIVFAETGLLVGFLLPGDTLLVISGLLTHTSLVFGVDIWWVCLAIAFAAFLGGEVGYLIGHKAGPRIFERKESGLFSMENVRRTNAFFDRFGALAIILARFVPIVRTFAPVAAGVGHMNYKKYSLYNAIGALIWGAGLTLFGFLIGYIPPVAHFVSSYIDVILIGAVVITLIPTLFHYFQSVRKSKKKRLADAAADADAAAAHPAPTPEA from the coding sequence TTGATCCATCACGCCGGCCTCATCCCTTGGCTCGACCCGAACACCATCATCACGGCCGCCGGGCCGTGGGCGCTCGTCGTCGTGTGCGGCATCGTGTTCGCCGAGACAGGGCTCCTCGTCGGGTTCCTCCTGCCGGGCGACACGCTCCTGGTCATCTCGGGGCTGCTGACCCACACCTCGCTCGTGTTCGGGGTCGACATCTGGTGGGTGTGCCTCGCGATCGCGTTCGCCGCCTTCCTCGGCGGCGAGGTCGGCTACCTGATCGGCCACAAGGCCGGACCACGGATCTTCGAACGCAAGGAGAGCGGGCTCTTCAGCATGGAGAACGTGCGCCGGACCAACGCGTTCTTCGACCGTTTCGGTGCCCTGGCGATCATCCTCGCCCGCTTCGTTCCGATCGTCCGCACGTTCGCGCCCGTCGCCGCCGGCGTCGGCCACATGAACTACAAGAAGTACTCGCTCTACAACGCGATCGGCGCACTGATCTGGGGTGCCGGGCTGACACTGTTCGGCTTCCTCATCGGCTATATCCCGCCGGTCGCGCATTTCGTGTCGAGCTACATCGACGTCATCCTCATCGGCGCCGTCGTCATCACGCTCATCCCGACGCTGTTCCACTACTTCCAGTCGGTGCGCAAGTCGAAGAAGAAGCGCCTCGCGGACGCGGCCGCCGACGCGGACGCCGCAGCGGCGCACCCCGCTCCCACACCGGAGGCCTGA
- a CDS encoding LLM class flavin-dependent oxidoreductase, which yields MATRLELGIDTFGDVTRDADGAPLPHAQVLRNVVEEGVLADQVGLDFIGIGEHHRADFAVSAPEVVLAAVAGRTERIHLGSAVTVLSSDDPVRVFQRFATLDGVSGGRAEVILGRGSFIESFPLFGLDLGQYEELFEEKLELFAALRTQEPVTWEGSLRAPLTGQSVYPHLEHGPLKTWIGVGGSPESVIRAAHYGLPLMLAIIGGGPMRFQPLAELYRKALDQFGQDAELPIGVHSPGFVAATDEEAKEILWPHYEAMTNRIGRERGWPPASRARFEHEAGEDGALVVGSPETVAKKIAYTARGLGIERFDLKISNGTLGHDHLMRAIELYGTEVAPRVHELLS from the coding sequence ATGGCGACCAGGCTCGAACTCGGGATCGACACCTTCGGAGACGTCACCCGCGACGCCGACGGCGCGCCCCTGCCCCACGCGCAGGTGCTGCGCAACGTCGTGGAAGAGGGCGTCCTGGCCGATCAGGTCGGCCTCGACTTCATCGGCATCGGCGAGCACCACCGCGCGGACTTCGCCGTCTCGGCCCCGGAGGTCGTGCTCGCCGCCGTCGCAGGCCGCACCGAACGCATCCACCTCGGCTCCGCGGTGACCGTGCTCAGCTCGGACGACCCCGTGCGGGTGTTCCAGCGTTTCGCAACCCTGGACGGCGTCTCGGGCGGTCGCGCCGAGGTCATCCTCGGGCGCGGCTCGTTCATCGAGTCGTTCCCCCTCTTCGGGCTCGACCTCGGCCAGTACGAGGAGCTCTTCGAGGAGAAGCTCGAACTGTTCGCCGCGCTGCGCACGCAGGAGCCGGTGACGTGGGAAGGCAGCCTCCGAGCCCCGCTCACCGGGCAGTCGGTCTACCCGCACCTCGAGCACGGCCCGCTGAAGACCTGGATCGGCGTGGGCGGGAGCCCGGAGTCCGTCATCCGGGCCGCGCACTACGGGCTTCCCCTGATGCTCGCCATCATCGGCGGCGGCCCGATGCGCTTCCAGCCGCTCGCCGAGCTCTACCGCAAGGCCCTCGACCAGTTCGGGCAGGACGCCGAACTGCCGATCGGCGTGCACTCCCCCGGGTTCGTCGCCGCCACCGACGAGGAGGCCAAGGAGATCCTGTGGCCGCATTACGAGGCCATGACCAACCGGATCGGACGCGAGCGCGGCTGGCCCCCGGCCTCGCGCGCCCGCTTCGAGCACGAGGCGGGAGAGGACGGCGCCCTGGTCGTCGGCTCGCCGGAGACGGTCGCGAAGAAGATCGCGTACACCGCCCGCGGCCTCGGCATCGAGCGCTTCGACCTCAAGATCAGCAACGGCACGCTCGGGCACGACCACCTCATGCGCGCCATCGAGCTGTACGGCACCGAGGTCGCCCCGCGCGTGCATGAGCTATTGTCGTAG
- a CDS encoding MFS transporter — translation MTIDERPFRFRSVALAAFLPTLLFSIGEGAIIPIIPIAAGNLGASLAMAGFIASMVMLGELTGDIPSGWIVSRFGERRSMIAAALVAIIGIAVCLLAPNYWVLMVGIFVVGLATAVFALARHAFMTTYVPQQYRARALSTLGGIFRGGWFVGPLIASAVIALTGSTQSVFWIFVVGCVGAVVVLIALPDPEKMFGPAPRAADPKGEPVTAGEEEAEERTHGLFRTIWLFRAVLIRMGSGVALVSAVRSARTVLMPLWAVSIGLSEANTALIIGIAGAVDFALFYASGQIMDRFGRMWSAIPSMIGLGAGFLALSFTHDLDARVAWYIGVSLFLSVANGIGSGIVMTLGADLAPREAPAPFLGAWRFSSDAGQAVAPLVVSLLTAVVSISFAGGVMGVLGLLGAMMLGRYIPRYVPRTARPA, via the coding sequence ATGACTATCGACGAGCGCCCCTTCCGCTTCCGCTCCGTCGCCCTCGCCGCCTTCCTGCCGACGCTGCTCTTCTCGATCGGCGAGGGCGCGATCATCCCGATCATCCCGATCGCCGCCGGCAACCTCGGCGCGTCGCTCGCGATGGCCGGTTTCATCGCCTCGATGGTGATGCTCGGCGAGCTGACCGGCGACATCCCGAGCGGCTGGATCGTGTCGCGCTTCGGCGAGCGCCGATCGATGATCGCCGCCGCCCTGGTGGCGATCATCGGAATCGCGGTCTGCCTCCTCGCGCCGAACTACTGGGTGCTCATGGTCGGCATCTTCGTGGTCGGCCTGGCGACGGCGGTGTTCGCACTCGCCCGGCACGCCTTCATGACGACCTACGTTCCGCAGCAGTACCGTGCGCGCGCACTCTCGACGCTCGGCGGGATCTTCCGCGGCGGGTGGTTCGTCGGCCCGCTCATCGCCTCCGCCGTCATCGCTCTGACCGGCTCGACGCAGTCGGTGTTCTGGATCTTCGTGGTCGGCTGCGTCGGCGCCGTCGTGGTGCTGATCGCACTGCCGGACCCGGAGAAGATGTTCGGGCCGGCTCCGCGCGCCGCGGATCCGAAGGGCGAGCCGGTCACCGCGGGCGAGGAGGAGGCGGAGGAGCGCACTCACGGCCTGTTCCGCACGATCTGGCTGTTCCGCGCCGTGCTGATCCGGATGGGCTCGGGCGTCGCGCTCGTGAGCGCCGTGCGCTCGGCGCGCACCGTGCTCATGCCCCTGTGGGCCGTCTCCATCGGCCTGAGTGAGGCGAACACGGCGCTCATCATCGGCATCGCCGGTGCCGTCGACTTCGCCCTGTTCTACGCGAGCGGGCAGATCATGGACCGGTTCGGCCGGATGTGGAGCGCCATCCCGTCGATGATCGGGCTCGGTGCCGGCTTCTTGGCCCTGTCCTTCACGCACGACCTGGATGCGCGCGTCGCCTGGTACATCGGCGTCTCGCTCTTCCTCTCCGTCGCCAACGGCATCGGATCGGGCATCGTGATGACGCTCGGCGCCGACCTCGCGCCGCGGGAGGCGCCCGCGCCGTTCCTCGGAGCCTGGCGCTTCTCGAGCGACGCCGGTCAGGCCGTCGCCCCGCTCGTCGTCTCCCTGTTGACGGCGGTCGTCTCGATTTCGTTCGCCGGCGGAGTGATGGGCGTGCTGGGACTGCTGGGGGCGATGATGCTCGGGCGCTACATCCCCCGGTACGTTCCCCGCACGGCGCGGCCCGCCTGA